The Nitratidesulfovibrio sp. genome window below encodes:
- a CDS encoding zinc ribbon domain-containing protein: MPMYEFSCQGCGAVFEELCTRDAETCACPACGGQGNRLMSAATPKLRLGSPFASTPRNAGAGAATGCACASGTATPASGCACASGGAPKPGGCGSGNGGGCGCSG; encoded by the coding sequence ATGCCCATGTACGAATTTTCCTGCCAGGGCTGCGGCGCCGTGTTCGAGGAACTGTGCACCCGCGATGCCGAAACCTGTGCCTGCCCCGCCTGCGGCGGCCAGGGCAACCGGCTGATGTCCGCCGCCACCCCCAAGCTGCGCCTGGGCAGCCCGTTCGCCAGCACCCCGCGCAACGCCGGGGCCGGTGCCGCCACAGGCTGCGCCTGCGCGAGCGGAACCGCCACCCCGGCGTCCGGTTGCGCCTGCGCAAGCGGGGGCGCGCCCAAGCCGGGTGGCTGCGGTAGCGGCAATGGCGGCGGGTGCGGCTGCTCCGGCTAG